In Chryseobacterium camelliae, one DNA window encodes the following:
- a CDS encoding CTP synthase yields the protein MSKKNTKYIFVTGGVTSSLGKGIVSASLGLLLKSRGFNVTIQKLDPYINIDPGTLNPYEHGECYVTEDGAETDLDLGHYERYLDAPTSQNNNVTTGKIYQTVIEKERKGDFLGKTVQVIPHITNEIKRRIKILSKQNYDIIITEIGGTVGDIESLPYIETVRQLKWELGEKNSMVIHLTLLPYLASSGELKTKPSQHSVRQLMESGIMADVLVCRTEHKIPKDQRAKLAQFCNVPLDNVIECKDLETIYEVPMYLQKQNFDDVVLKELDLKSDKEADLKDWKSFLKKFQNPKKSIEIALVGKYVSLQDSYISIAEAFKHAGADLETEVKIRWVYSGDITEENVKNTLAGVNGILIAPGFGDRGIEGKVLTAQYAREHKVPMLGICLGMQIMTIEFARNVLGYSKANSMEFDTSTEHPVISLMEEQKNVVDKGGTMRLGAWKCALKNGSALHDVYGSKNITERHRHRYEFNSDYIGEFEMNGFHATGTNPETGLVEALEMPDHPFYIGVQYHPEYKSTVATPHPLFRAFIKACGKEVK from the coding sequence ATGAGTAAAAAGAATACAAAGTACATCTTTGTGACAGGAGGTGTAACTTCATCTTTGGGGAAAGGAATCGTATCTGCCTCTCTGGGGCTTCTGCTAAAATCACGCGGTTTCAACGTGACGATTCAAAAGCTTGATCCGTATATTAATATCGACCCGGGAACCCTTAATCCTTATGAACACGGAGAATGCTATGTAACCGAAGATGGTGCGGAAACGGATCTGGATTTAGGTCATTATGAGCGTTATCTGGACGCTCCTACTTCTCAAAATAACAACGTTACCACAGGGAAAATTTACCAGACTGTTATTGAAAAGGAAAGAAAAGGAGACTTCCTGGGAAAAACAGTGCAGGTAATTCCTCACATTACCAATGAAATTAAGCGAAGGATTAAAATCCTTTCTAAACAAAATTATGATATCATCATTACCGAAATTGGTGGTACAGTAGGGGATATTGAATCCTTGCCGTATATCGAAACAGTGCGCCAGCTGAAATGGGAATTGGGAGAAAAGAATTCGATGGTAATTCATCTTACTTTACTGCCTTACCTGGCATCAAGCGGGGAGCTGAAAACTAAACCTTCCCAGCACTCTGTCCGCCAGCTGATGGAAAGCGGTATCATGGCTGATGTCCTGGTATGCAGGACGGAACATAAAATTCCGAAAGACCAGAGAGCGAAACTTGCACAGTTCTGTAATGTTCCGCTGGACAATGTGATAGAATGCAAGGACCTGGAAACCATTTATGAAGTGCCGATGTATCTTCAGAAGCAGAATTTTGATGATGTGGTTTTAAAGGAACTGGATCTGAAAAGTGATAAAGAAGCTGATCTTAAGGACTGGAAAAGTTTCCTTAAGAAATTCCAGAACCCTAAAAAATCGATTGAAATTGCCCTGGTAGGAAAATATGTTTCCCTTCAGGATTCTTATATTTCCATTGCTGAAGCATTTAAGCATGCCGGTGCCGACCTGGAAACCGAAGTGAAGATCAGATGGGTATACAGTGGGGATATTACCGAGGAAAATGTTAAAAATACCCTTGCCGGAGTGAACGGAATCCTGATTGCACCGGGATTCGGAGACCGCGGTATTGAAGGAAAAGTGCTTACGGCACAGTATGCCCGTGAACATAAGGTTCCTATGCTGGGAATCTGTCTGGGGATGCAGATCATGACGATTGAATTCGCCAGAAATGTATTAGGATATTCCAAGGCTAACTCTATGGAATTTGATACGTCTACCGAACATCCTGTAATTTCATTGATGGAGGAACAGAAAAATGTGGTGGATAAAGGTGGAACCATGCGTCTGGGGGCCTGGAAGTGTGCCTTGAAAAACGGTTCTGCTTTACATGATGTGTACGGAAGCAAGAATATTACAGAAAGACACCGTCACAGATATGAATTCAACAGTGATTATATCGGTGAATTTGAGATGAACGGATTCCATGCAACCGGGACCAATCCTGAGACCGGACTTGTAGAAGCACTGGAAATGCCGGATCATCCTTTCTACATCGGTGTACAGTACCATCCGGAATATAAGAGTACCGTAGCCACGCCGCATCCTCTTTTCAGAGCCTTTATCAAGGCCTGTGGAAAAGAAGTAAAGTAA
- the radA gene encoding DNA repair protein RadA, with amino-acid sequence MAKLRTAYFCQNCGAQYSQWMGQCKSCGQWNTLVEEVIEKPSNRSLPSARSKQHVINIIEVETSEEPRIKTPSEELNRVLGGGIVLGSVTLIGGEPGIGKSTLLLQLALKMKKKIFYVSGEESASQIKMRADRLTEIQNPNCFLYTETSLEKILQEAKKLDPDFIIIDSIQTLQSQLIESSPGTVSQIRECSNEIIKYAKENNTPVFLVGHITKDGQIAGPKVLEHMVDVVLNFDGDRNHLFRLLRANKNRFGSTAEIGIYEMVSQGLKEIKNPSEILITKKSEELSGNSVAVTLEGNRPMLLEIQALVSTAVYGTPQRSSTGFDAKRLNMLLAVLEKRAGFQLGAKDVFLNITGGIKTDDPALDLAVVASILSSNEDIAVSEHYCFAGEIGLSGEIRPIAQAEQRITEAEKLGYEKIFISNLNKLPKKKFGIKIEEVSKIEDFHERLF; translated from the coding sequence ATGGCAAAATTAAGAACAGCATATTTCTGTCAGAACTGCGGTGCACAATACTCCCAGTGGATGGGGCAGTGCAAAAGCTGCGGGCAATGGAATACTTTAGTGGAGGAAGTTATTGAAAAACCGTCTAACAGGAGCCTTCCTTCCGCCAGGTCAAAACAGCATGTCATCAACATCATAGAAGTGGAAACCAGTGAGGAACCGCGAATTAAAACCCCGTCCGAAGAGCTTAACAGGGTTCTGGGCGGAGGAATTGTCCTGGGATCGGTGACACTCATCGGGGGTGAACCGGGGATCGGAAAGTCGACCCTGCTTCTGCAGCTGGCCCTGAAGATGAAGAAAAAGATCTTCTATGTATCAGGTGAGGAAAGTGCTTCTCAGATTAAAATGAGGGCCGACAGGCTAACAGAAATCCAAAACCCCAACTGCTTTCTCTATACAGAAACTTCACTGGAAAAAATACTTCAGGAAGCGAAAAAGCTGGACCCTGACTTTATCATCATCGATTCCATACAGACGTTGCAGTCGCAGCTTATCGAAAGTTCACCGGGAACGGTATCGCAGATCAGGGAATGCTCCAATGAGATTATTAAATACGCTAAAGAAAACAATACACCGGTATTTCTGGTTGGACATATCACCAAAGACGGACAGATTGCAGGCCCAAAGGTATTGGAACATATGGTGGATGTGGTCCTGAACTTCGATGGTGACCGTAACCACCTTTTCAGGCTGCTGAGGGCTAATAAAAACCGTTTCGGTTCCACTGCCGAGATCGGAATCTATGAAATGGTTTCGCAGGGACTAAAAGAAATCAAAAATCCTTCTGAGATCCTGATCACCAAAAAATCTGAGGAACTTTCCGGAAATTCGGTAGCCGTAACACTGGAGGGTAACCGGCCGATGCTGCTGGAAATCCAGGCACTGGTGAGCACCGCTGTATACGGAACGCCCCAAAGAAGCTCCACCGGATTTGACGCCAAGAGACTGAATATGCTTCTGGCTGTCCTGGAAAAAAGAGCAGGTTTCCAGCTGGGAGCCAAAGATGTCTTCCTGAATATTACCGGAGGCATAAAAACGGACGATCCGGCACTGGACCTGGCGGTTGTTGCCTCTATCCTGTCTTCCAATGAGGATATTGCGGTATCTGAACATTACTGCTTTGCGGGGGAAATCGGGCTTAGCGGGGAGATCCGTCCGATTGCACAGGCTGAACAAAGGATTACTGAAGCCGAAAAGTTAGGTTATGAGAAAATCTTCATTTCCAATCTCAATAAACTTCCGAAGAAAAAATTCGGGATTAAGATTGAAGAAGTGAGCAAGATTGAAGATTTTCATGAAAGACTTTTTTAA
- a CDS encoding SusC/RagA family TonB-linked outer membrane protein codes for MKKITVGILTLVLSSSLVVFKAQEKKSDTVRTQEIEGVVVTALGIKREKKSLGYATQEVKGEDVNKNPTPNFLNNLSGQVAGMDIKQSTNFGGSINVVLRGFKSFSGSNQPLFVVDGVPIINNNINTSSQATGRYGIDYGNAASDINPNDIETINVLKGAAAAALYGSRAANGAIIITTKKGKKNQKGIGVEYSSSVTISSIDRTTFPKYQTEYGEGYVGEDEWGSYNGGLAAGFGSDASYGPRYDPNLLVYQYDAFIPGSPNYGKATPWTMAKNGPISFFKNGSNFTNSISLSGGDNTATYRINYTNQDATDIMPNSSLVKNNFGGNASYKITEKLTASLYANYITQKTKGRNDTGYNGNILSGFRQWWPTNVDIKQQEDFYNLSHQNYTWNITSPTNLAPQYWDNIYFQRYQNYQNDSRDRFSGNVTLSYDVSKELNFLMRLSNDSYSMTTEERKANGSVPNIFGLNPNTPQPSGYQLSNYRLSERNYDFIGTYKKDLTEDFNLNGVLGTNIRYNSAYSDIHSTVGGLSVPNYFDISNSKERPLNQTTDISKQIIGLFAQASLGFKNTYYLEGTIRRDQSTALSKGNNVYWYPSVSGSVVFSNLIKAPWLSFAKARANYAVVGNDTDANQLIDTYLAGSPFGSQPVYQFNAVLKNPDLVAEKLKSMEFGIETSFLKNRIGFDATWYKNDSENLISNVLVSYASGTTLQKQNIGNLRTEAFELSLRLTPIKSQSFSWNLVANWSNPKTTVTALKNGVDNLALQTNTSQGGVTLNAPLGGLYGTIYGSDFIYAPDGQKVIDPDTGAYMKTTTTNNNLGSYQAQWFGGLRNTVTYKNLSLSFLIDMKKGGKVFSLDQAYGYGTGIYADSVGLNDLGNPIRNTLANGGGIIQQGVIPDPNNPGQYITNNVRLDKSWSSQVLNTDPPAAAFVYDASYVKLREASITYNLSKEALGSKFIQGMSFSLIGSNLWIIHKNLPYADPEAGLSSGNLQGYQAGVMPTTRNFSFNVKVNF; via the coding sequence ATGAAGAAAATAACTGTAGGTATACTTACATTAGTACTATCTTCATCCCTAGTTGTATTTAAGGCTCAAGAAAAAAAGTCTGATACAGTGAGAACTCAGGAGATCGAAGGGGTTGTAGTTACTGCATTGGGTATTAAAAGAGAGAAGAAATCGTTGGGGTATGCTACCCAAGAAGTAAAAGGAGAGGACGTCAATAAAAATCCGACACCAAATTTTCTGAACAATCTATCCGGACAGGTTGCCGGTATGGATATTAAGCAAAGTACAAATTTTGGAGGCTCTATTAACGTAGTGTTAAGAGGGTTTAAGTCTTTTTCGGGAAGTAATCAGCCTTTATTTGTTGTTGATGGTGTTCCTATTATTAACAATAATATCAATACATCCAGTCAGGCTACCGGACGTTATGGAATCGACTATGGTAATGCTGCCTCGGACATTAACCCAAATGATATAGAAACCATCAACGTACTCAAAGGAGCAGCAGCAGCAGCTCTGTATGGTTCACGTGCTGCCAATGGTGCGATCATTATTACTACTAAAAAAGGTAAAAAGAACCAAAAAGGAATCGGGGTTGAGTATTCTAGCTCAGTTACCATTTCTTCTATCGATAGGACAACTTTCCCTAAATATCAAACGGAATATGGTGAAGGATATGTAGGAGAAGATGAATGGGGAAGTTATAATGGCGGCTTAGCAGCAGGGTTTGGAAGTGATGCTTCTTATGGACCTCGCTATGACCCTAATTTACTGGTCTATCAATATGATGCATTCATACCGGGCTCTCCAAACTATGGTAAAGCAACACCTTGGACTATGGCTAAGAACGGGCCTATCTCATTCTTTAAAAATGGTTCCAACTTCACAAACAGTATATCTCTTAGCGGAGGAGATAATACAGCTACTTACAGAATTAATTACACGAATCAGGATGCTACGGATATAATGCCAAATAGCTCATTGGTGAAAAATAATTTTGGTGGTAATGCATCTTATAAAATAACAGAAAAGCTAACAGCATCCTTGTATGCCAATTATATTACTCAGAAAACCAAAGGAAGAAATGATACTGGATATAATGGTAATATATTGTCAGGCTTTAGGCAATGGTGGCCTACAAATGTTGATATCAAGCAACAGGAAGATTTCTATAATCTCTCTCATCAGAATTATACCTGGAATATCACAAGCCCTACAAATCTTGCACCACAGTATTGGGATAATATTTATTTTCAACGCTATCAAAACTATCAGAATGACAGTCGAGACAGATTTAGTGGCAATGTTACTTTGAGTTATGATGTTTCAAAAGAATTAAATTTCTTAATGAGATTAAGTAATGATAGCTATAGTATGACTACTGAAGAGAGAAAAGCTAACGGATCTGTTCCTAATATTTTCGGACTTAATCCAAACACGCCTCAGCCTTCAGGCTATCAATTGAGTAATTATAGATTATCTGAGAGGAATTATGATTTCATTGGTACTTATAAGAAAGATCTTACAGAGGACTTTAATTTGAATGGTGTACTTGGTACCAATATCCGCTATAATTCTGCTTATTCTGATATTCATTCTACTGTAGGAGGGCTAAGTGTTCCCAATTATTTTGACATATCAAACTCTAAAGAAAGACCACTTAATCAAACCACTGATATAAGTAAACAGATTATAGGACTATTTGCCCAGGCTAGCCTAGGGTTTAAAAATACATATTACCTGGAAGGAACAATAAGAAGAGATCAAAGTACAGCTTTGTCAAAGGGCAATAATGTGTATTGGTACCCGTCCGTTTCTGGTAGTGTTGTATTCTCAAATTTAATCAAGGCGCCATGGTTAAGTTTTGCCAAAGCTCGAGCCAATTACGCTGTTGTAGGAAATGATACGGATGCTAATCAGTTGATAGATACTTATTTGGCGGGCTCTCCGTTTGGGTCGCAACCTGTGTATCAATTTAACGCAGTTCTAAAAAATCCAGATCTGGTAGCCGAGAAATTGAAAAGTATGGAATTTGGTATCGAAACATCCTTTTTAAAAAACAGAATTGGTTTTGATGCGACCTGGTATAAAAATGATTCCGAAAATCTAATTTCAAATGTACTTGTTTCTTATGCATCCGGTACCACATTGCAGAAACAGAATATTGGTAATTTAAGAACCGAGGCATTTGAACTTTCATTAAGGCTGACTCCAATTAAATCTCAAAGCTTTTCTTGGAATTTGGTAGCAAACTGGTCTAATCCGAAAACAACAGTTACAGCTCTGAAAAACGGAGTTGATAACCTAGCTTTACAAACCAATACTTCTCAAGGGGGGGTTACTTTGAATGCTCCTTTAGGAGGTTTATACGGAACGATTTATGGCTCTGATTTTATCTATGCTCCGGATGGACAAAAAGTAATTGATCCGGACACGGGTGCTTACATGAAGACAACTACGACCAATAATAATCTGGGTAGCTATCAGGCCCAGTGGTTCGGAGGATTAAGAAATACGGTGACTTATAAAAATCTTTCTTTGAGTTTCTTAATTGACATGAAGAAAGGAGGAAAAGTATTTTCTTTAGATCAGGCATATGGTTACGGAACAGGTATATATGCTGATTCAGTAGGCTTGAATGATTTAGGTAATCCAATCAGGAATACTTTGGCAAACGGTGGTGGAATTATTCAGCAGGGGGTTATCCCGGATCCTAACAATCCCGGACAATACATAACCAATAATGTAAGGTTAGATAAATCATGGTCCAGCCAGGTATTAAATACAGATCCTCCAGCGGCTGCATTTGTTTATGATGCAAGTTATGTAAAGCTGAGAGAAGCATCTATTACCTACAACTTATCGAAAGAGGCTTTAGGCTCTAAATTTATTCAGGGAATGTCATTTAGTTTAATAGGAAGTAATCTTTGGATCATCCATAAGAACTTACCCTATGCTGATCCTGAAGCGGGATTGTCATCTGGAAATTTGCAGGGATATCAAGCAGGAGTTATGCCTACAACAAGAAACTTCTCATTTAATGTAAAAGTTAATTTTTAA
- a CDS encoding ribonuclease HII, whose amino-acid sequence MELLKKWTDCYIEAGCDEVGRGCLSGPVVAAAVIIDDTFEQNLINDSKKLNFKTRQELDIYIKENVRCYAIAELPPEFIDQHNILNASIHAMHNALDKLTIKPEFILVDGNRFHPYNYIPHLCIVQGDSKMLSIAAASILAKNYRDQLMISLHEEHPEYGWNTNFGYATKKHQEALIKHGPTKYHRRSFRLKYD is encoded by the coding sequence ATGGAATTGCTAAAAAAATGGACCGATTGTTATATCGAAGCAGGTTGTGATGAAGTAGGAAGGGGATGTCTGAGCGGACCTGTAGTTGCAGCGGCCGTAATTATAGATGATACCTTTGAACAAAACCTCATTAATGATTCAAAAAAATTAAATTTCAAAACCCGGCAGGAACTGGATATTTACATTAAGGAAAATGTGAGATGCTACGCCATTGCTGAATTACCACCCGAATTCATAGACCAGCATAATATACTGAATGCCAGTATACATGCTATGCATAACGCTTTGGATAAACTGACAATCAAACCTGAATTCATTCTGGTTGACGGCAATCGGTTCCATCCTTACAATTATATTCCGCACCTGTGTATTGTACAGGGAGACTCAAAGATGCTGTCTATCGCTGCGGCTTCCATTCTCGCTAAAAATTACCGTGATCAGCTTATGATAAGCCTCCATGAAGAGCATCCTGAATATGGATGGAATACCAATTTCGGATATGCAACAAAAAAACACCAAGAAGCCCTGATTAAGCATGGTCCCACGAAATACCACAGGCGTTCTTTCCGATTGAAGTATGATTAA
- a CDS encoding YceI family protein produces the protein MKKVFLTFVFALLSVVGFAQTVWQVDPMHSSVNFNIKHMGISFVQGRFDKFDGKVTTQGNSIDGASMSFMVDVNSINTNVEMRDKHLKSADFFDAEKYPQMTFESTSITKGKNNSYVLKGKLKIKDVVKEVSVPVTFGGITKNQQGKEVLGFQTAFKVNRLDYNIKYDPTGAGVAKDVDVNLYFELIRQ, from the coding sequence ATGAAAAAGGTATTTTTAACTTTTGTATTTGCACTTTTAAGTGTGGTAGGTTTTGCCCAGACTGTCTGGCAGGTAGACCCAATGCATTCTTCTGTTAATTTCAACATCAAGCATATGGGGATCAGTTTTGTGCAGGGAAGGTTTGATAAGTTCGACGGGAAAGTGACAACTCAGGGGAACAGCATTGATGGTGCTTCCATGTCTTTTATGGTAGACGTGAATTCTATCAACACCAATGTTGAAATGAGAGACAAGCATTTGAAAAGTGCCGATTTCTTTGATGCAGAAAAATATCCGCAGATGACTTTTGAATCAACTTCCATTACCAAAGGAAAGAATAATTCATATGTATTGAAAGGGAAACTGAAGATTAAAGATGTCGTTAAGGAAGTTAGTGTTCCGGTAACATTTGGAGGAATTACCAAAAACCAGCAGGGAAAAGAAGTATTAGGTTTCCAGACCGCATTTAAAGTAAACCGTCTGGATTATAATATTAAATATGATCCTACAGGGGCAGGAGTTGCAAAAGATGTTGATGTTAATCTATATTTTGAATTAATCAGACAATAG
- a CDS encoding YihY/virulence factor BrkB family protein: protein MKNNLKFFWDVLKDTFKEWNNSSASKDSASLAYYAIFSIPGLLIIIIWIAGNFFGEEAIRGEISSQISGIMGTDVAKSIQDMIAGALIDKENIFMKVVGIGSLVFGSTTLFFQLQHSLNTLWDVESAPKKAFVKFLIDRANSLGMILVLGFLLMITMILSSLISLLNNWITSYFGYETYMLVEVINFAIGLAVVMLLFALMFKVLPDVRIRWKSVWKGALLTAVLFTLGKFLLSLYFAQFKPTSAFGAAGTIILIMMWINYSCMLIFFGAEFTKVYTLKKGYPIIPSKHAKWSEAKLYEESMKDKNSQA, encoded by the coding sequence ATGAAGAACAACCTCAAATTTTTCTGGGATGTGTTAAAAGATACTTTTAAGGAGTGGAATAATTCCTCTGCTTCTAAAGATTCTGCAAGCCTTGCGTATTATGCCATTTTCTCAATTCCGGGTCTTCTGATCATCATCATATGGATTGCCGGGAATTTTTTCGGTGAAGAAGCTATACGCGGGGAAATCAGCAGCCAGATCAGTGGAATTATGGGTACTGATGTGGCCAAGAGTATTCAGGATATGATTGCCGGCGCATTGATTGACAAAGAAAATATTTTCATGAAAGTTGTAGGAATAGGATCGCTGGTATTCGGTTCCACTACCTTATTCTTCCAGCTGCAACATTCCCTGAACACTCTTTGGGATGTAGAATCTGCACCTAAAAAAGCATTCGTGAAATTCCTTATCGACCGGGCCAACTCCCTGGGAATGATCCTGGTTTTAGGGTTCCTTCTGATGATCACGATGATTTTATCTTCCCTCATCAGCCTACTGAATAACTGGATTACGAGCTATTTCGGATATGAAACTTATATGCTGGTGGAGGTAATTAATTTTGCCATTGGGCTTGCTGTTGTCATGCTGCTGTTTGCGCTGATGTTTAAAGTACTTCCGGACGTAAGGATCCGCTGGAAATCGGTATGGAAAGGCGCCTTGCTGACCGCCGTCCTGTTTACCCTGGGGAAATTTCTGCTGAGCCTGTATTTCGCGCAGTTTAAACCGACATCAGCATTTGGAGCCGCCGGTACGATTATTCTGATTATGATGTGGATCAATTATTCCTGCATGCTGATCTTCTTCGGTGCAGAGTTCACCAAGGTCTATACCCTGAAAAAAGGCTATCCGATTATTCCGTCCAAACATGCTAAATGGAGTGAAGCCAAACTGTATGAGGAAAGCATGAAAGATAAAAACAGTCAGGCATAA
- a CDS encoding SusD/RagB family nutrient-binding outer membrane lipoprotein: MKKIIVPILIGTLTLFTSCASDDINLDPHSAYTTIPSTLVTNAQKELSDYVNTCNVNENNFRLTMQYWQETTYVEESNYNFTNRNVSNQIYLDNYVNVLNSLVKAKELINAYQPVPSEVNDWPKIKQNQLAIVDILQVYTYQILVDTFGNIPYSQANQLGSNVAPAYDDGAGVYANLITRLQQDIANIDTGGGINSASDDFSSADKFYSGSLSGWKTFGNSLLLKLGIAIADSNPSLAQQTSATAINNGVMTSSSDDCKLQYLSGSPNWNPVYENVKASNRNDFVGGKPLIDYMNANNDSRISRYFKTVGTTGNYIGQAIGQPAAFANFSAPGNFAYTATTPGIIMNYTEVAFYLTEASARWGIGGSAAVNYANAITSSFTDWGATSDAAAYIVTHPYNPSNWKQSVGQQAWVAMYNQPLTSWNFWRRLDYPVLQPASAATISSVPVRMNYPASEYQTNGANVSAAASAIGGDLLTTKIFWDKQ, encoded by the coding sequence ATGAAAAAAATCATAGTACCGATATTAATAGGGACGTTGACATTATTTACCAGTTGTGCATCGGATGACATCAATCTGGATCCACACTCGGCCTATACAACTATTCCTTCTACATTAGTAACGAATGCCCAAAAAGAATTAAGTGATTATGTGAATACATGTAATGTAAACGAAAATAATTTTCGATTGACCATGCAGTATTGGCAAGAAACTACTTATGTTGAAGAAAGTAATTATAATTTCACCAATAGAAATGTATCTAATCAGATATATTTAGATAATTATGTTAATGTATTAAACAGTTTGGTAAAAGCGAAAGAATTGATAAATGCTTATCAACCTGTACCTTCCGAGGTAAATGACTGGCCAAAAATCAAACAGAATCAATTAGCAATAGTAGACATCCTGCAGGTTTATACTTATCAGATTTTAGTAGATACTTTTGGGAATATTCCCTATTCGCAGGCTAATCAGCTTGGGAGTAATGTTGCACCTGCTTATGATGATGGTGCAGGAGTCTATGCCAATTTGATAACAAGATTACAGCAAGATATAGCCAATATTGATACAGGCGGAGGTATAAATTCTGCTTCAGATGATTTTTCTAGTGCAGATAAATTTTATTCAGGAAGTCTGTCGGGTTGGAAGACTTTTGGGAATTCTCTTTTGCTAAAGTTAGGAATTGCAATTGCAGATTCTAATCCGTCACTAGCACAGCAAACTTCAGCCACTGCTATTAATAATGGAGTAATGACTTCATCATCAGATGACTGTAAGTTACAGTATCTGTCAGGTTCTCCGAATTGGAATCCGGTTTATGAAAATGTTAAGGCAAGTAATAGAAATGATTTTGTAGGAGGGAAACCGTTAATTGATTATATGAATGCCAATAACGATTCCCGGATATCAAGGTATTTCAAAACTGTTGGTACCACAGGAAATTATATAGGTCAGGCTATTGGTCAGCCGGCAGCTTTTGCAAATTTTTCTGCACCAGGCAATTTTGCATATACTGCTACTACACCAGGAATAATAATGAATTATACTGAAGTTGCATTTTACCTGACAGAAGCAAGTGCACGTTGGGGAATAGGAGGAAGTGCGGCTGTAAATTACGCAAATGCTATTACTTCATCTTTTACTGATTGGGGAGCAACTTCAGACGCTGCAGCTTATATTGTAACCCATCCTTACAATCCTTCAAATTGGAAGCAATCCGTAGGTCAGCAAGCTTGGGTAGCAATGTATAATCAGCCTCTTACTTCTTGGAATTTTTGGCGAAGATTAGATTACCCAGTTCTGCAACCGGCAAGTGCAGCCACAATATCTAGTGTTCCTGTGCGTATGAATTATCCGGCAAGTGAATATCAGACAAACGGAGCAAATGTTAGTGCAGCTGCTTCAGCAATCGGTGGAGATTTGCTTACTACCAAGATCTTTTGGGACAAACAGTAA